In the genome of Rhodoferax fermentans, one region contains:
- a CDS encoding HyaD/HybD family hydrogenase maturation endopeptidase, giving the protein MPMQQLVDEHIVVLGIGNVLWADEGFGVRCIEALQRDWTFAPHVELIDGGTQGLYLIQNVQSATRLLIFDAIDYGLAPGTLKLIENEDVPKFMGAKKMSLHQTGFQEVLCLAQLTGHYPSQVLLIGCQPEELEDYGGSLRPVVRQAMTPALTQAIDALTAWGAQPQRRAQALPEDAALTGPMLTLARYERERPSAEQACRQGDDRFMPKVL; this is encoded by the coding sequence ATGCCCATGCAACAGCTGGTTGACGAACACATCGTTGTGCTGGGGATTGGCAATGTCTTGTGGGCCGACGAAGGTTTTGGTGTGCGCTGCATTGAGGCCCTGCAACGCGATTGGACGTTTGCACCCCATGTGGAATTGATTGACGGCGGCACCCAGGGCCTCTACCTGATCCAGAACGTCCAGTCGGCCACGCGCTTGCTGATTTTTGATGCGATTGACTACGGCCTGGCACCCGGCACCTTGAAGCTGATTGAGAACGAGGACGTGCCCAAGTTCATGGGTGCCAAAAAGATGAGCCTGCACCAGACCGGCTTTCAGGAGGTGCTGTGTCTGGCGCAGCTCACCGGGCATTACCCGAGCCAGGTGCTGTTGATCGGCTGCCAGCCCGAAGAACTGGAAGACTATGGTGGTAGCCTGCGTCCCGTCGTTAGACAGGCCATGACGCCAGCCTTGACCCAAGCCATTGACGCCCTGACAGCCTGGGGTGCCCAACCCCAACGACGTGCCCAAGCCCTGCCAGAAGACGCCGCCCTGACGGGCCCCATGCTGACGCTGGCGCGGTATGAACGTGAGCGCCCCAGCGCCGAGCAGGCCTGCCGCCAGGGGGACGACCGCTTTATGCCCAAGGTCCTCTGA
- a CDS encoding HypC/HybG/HupF family hydrogenase formation chaperone — protein sequence MCIGIPMQVTALEPGFAWVDGRGESRRVRTNLIEHCAPGQWLLVFLDDARELISAERATEVNATLDLLMSALGHRGPGTLLDEPGFSLPSGMDVQTIQQMTQS from the coding sequence ATGTGTATTGGCATCCCGATGCAGGTGACAGCGCTTGAACCCGGCTTTGCCTGGGTTGACGGGCGCGGTGAAAGCCGACGCGTCAGAACCAACCTGATTGAGCACTGCGCGCCCGGCCAATGGTTGCTGGTGTTTCTGGACGACGCGCGCGAGTTGATCAGCGCTGAACGCGCGACCGAAGTCAATGCCACGCTGGACCTGCTGATGTCTGCACTGGGGCACCGTGGCCCAGGCACCTTGCTGGACGAACCCGGCTTTTCTCTGCCCTCCGGTATGGATGTGCAAACCATTCAACAGATGACACAAAGCTGA
- a CDS encoding hydrogenase expression/formation protein, with protein sequence MFDIKPFPIPVVADLGPGSYSEDETLDYISMPQGMETFHTPVLPEPEEIAQHAGAVQVLHEVLGALRQVAEGAAPQHTTARITLAGLTTPDLSLINQVLGEGEVSAQVLAEHGTPGLQIQESVFAGIWRVIASQADGTVSDWIEVGAVPEVLRQTAALDGSQTSTATLSMPPDVMNAPSVLVELQDQRQTWLPGQIPHVVNLSLLPLTPMDIAYLDHQLGTGRVLILSRGYGNCRITNCCVPHTWRVVYYNSQDAVILNSVEVTDMPEVACAAPEDLLDSVHRLHEVLLWVNQS encoded by the coding sequence ATGTTTGACATCAAACCGTTTCCCATTCCCGTGGTAGCCGATCTTGGCCCCGGCAGTTATTCAGAAGACGAGACGCTGGACTACATCTCCATGCCACAGGGCATGGAAACCTTCCACACACCGGTGTTGCCAGAGCCAGAAGAGATTGCCCAACATGCGGGGGCGGTTCAAGTGCTGCATGAGGTGCTTGGCGCCCTGCGCCAAGTGGCCGAAGGTGCCGCCCCCCAACACACCACAGCCCGCATCACGCTGGCTGGCCTGACGACACCAGACCTGAGCCTGATCAACCAGGTATTGGGTGAAGGCGAAGTCAGCGCACAGGTGTTGGCCGAACACGGCACACCCGGACTGCAAATCCAGGAATCTGTTTTTGCCGGTATCTGGCGCGTCATTGCATCTCAAGCGGATGGCACGGTCAGCGACTGGATTGAAGTGGGCGCGGTGCCTGAGGTGCTGCGTCAAACCGCAGCACTGGACGGCAGCCAGACCAGCACCGCCACCTTGTCCATGCCACCCGATGTGATGAACGCCCCCAGCGTGTTGGTCGAGCTGCAAGACCAGCGCCAGACCTGGCTGCCGGGTCAGATCCCCCACGTGGTTAATCTGAGCCTGCTGCCCCTGACACCCATGGACATTGCTTACCTGGACCACCAGCTGGGCACCGGTCGGGTGCTGATCCTCTCGCGCGGTTATGGCAACTGCCGCATCACCAACTGCTGTGTGCCCCACACCTGGCGGGTGGTCTATTACAACTCACAAGACGCGGTGATCCTGAACTCCGTGGAGGTGACCGACATGCCCGAAGTCGCCTGCGCCGCACCGGAAGACCTGCTTGATTCAGTGCACCGTCTGCATGAAGTTTTGTTATGGGTCAACCAGTCTTGA
- a CDS encoding rubredoxin: protein MGQPVLSGVNGQQFEGSYLGDSSRLPAHAKLECKICWWVYDPAEGDPQWQITPGTAFADLPAHWRCPQCDGAADQFMVVS from the coding sequence ATGGGTCAACCAGTCTTGAGCGGCGTGAACGGTCAACAGTTTGAAGGCAGCTACCTGGGCGACAGCTCACGCCTGCCCGCGCACGCCAAGCTGGAGTGCAAGATCTGCTGGTGGGTCTACGACCCGGCCGAGGGCGACCCACAGTGGCAAATCACACCCGGCACCGCCTTTGCCGATTTGCCCGCGCACTGGCGCTGCCCGCAATGTGACGGTGCCGCGGACCAGTTCATGGTGGTGTCATGA
- the hybE gene encoding [NiFe]-hydrogenase assembly chaperone HybE, with product MNTTEPARGAALELLFKKIACTRMRDVPVHNPALRVQAIGFAPVPDEPEMLLGVLVTPWFMNLVRLPAQACLPGATLLTNGNKGKRAVGPQSFEFVGAFEPDVGAFEVCSLFSPMFEFANHAAAADTASEILRLLRTTVTSTVSTVPTLPSRRGFLFGRGTQATQAQA from the coding sequence ATGAACACCACCGAGCCAGCCCGGGGCGCGGCGCTTGAGCTGCTTTTCAAAAAGATCGCCTGCACCCGCATGCGCGACGTACCGGTACACAACCCGGCCCTGCGTGTGCAGGCCATCGGTTTTGCACCCGTTCCGGATGAACCCGAGATGTTGCTCGGCGTGCTGGTGACCCCTTGGTTCATGAACCTGGTTCGTTTGCCAGCACAAGCCTGTTTACCAGGGGCAACGCTGCTGACAAACGGCAACAAAGGCAAGCGGGCGGTGGGCCCACAGTCTTTTGAGTTCGTCGGGGCTTTCGAGCCAGACGTGGGCGCGTTTGAAGTCTGCTCGCTGTTCTCACCGATGTTTGAGTTTGCCAACCATGCCGCAGCAGCCGATACTGCAAGCGAAATACTTCGCTTGCTTCGCACAACTGTGACATCCACCGTCAGCACCGTTCCAACCCTGCCAAGCCGACGCGGCTTTTTATTCGGACGCGGCACCCAAGCCACGCAAGCACAAGCATGA
- a CDS encoding nickel-dependent hydrogenase large subunit: protein MDLVGSYTLHPGQLHSITGHRPVMGRGTLGRLLRGLQGEAVERTLGQLFSLCSHAHRRAARLVLHAANPHPDQPLPVDPPVLLWLETARDHLRSMALDWPRRQPSLPDQAAPQAWLHNCPLSISHTSSPVTPDQAWETLTQLRRWLEEALLGQPLGHWLIRHRDNKTLAQWCLSHAPKLPPAQHLHTWHALAHTLAPGSRRLDLLSNDPVLQTATMQTLANTLANDHNFTQTPSWLGACAETGPWTRLRHQHKPTTAQVSAWTRLAARWTELIEIAAIQPHTPAQQLPALLASGAQRVGDGQAIAWCEMARGLLLHWVQLDAQGRVVDYRVVAPTEWNFHPQGTLAQALTALAPQDTSSALELAAAFDACVECKVTAPAHLESRHA, encoded by the coding sequence ATGGATCTGGTTGGTAGCTACACCCTGCACCCTGGCCAGTTACACAGCATCACAGGTCATCGCCCGGTCATGGGCCGTGGCACCCTCGGACGGCTGCTGCGTGGGCTGCAGGGCGAAGCGGTTGAACGCACTTTGGGACAGCTGTTCTCGCTGTGTTCACACGCACATCGCCGCGCAGCGCGTCTGGTACTGCATGCCGCCAATCCGCACCCCGACCAGCCTTTGCCCGTTGACCCGCCTGTGTTGTTGTGGTTGGAGACAGCGCGTGACCACTTACGCAGCATGGCGCTGGATTGGCCACGCCGACAACCCAGCTTGCCAGACCAAGCCGCCCCGCAGGCGTGGTTGCACAACTGCCCTCTGTCTATCAGCCACACAAGCAGCCCAGTCACGCCAGACCAGGCCTGGGAAACACTCACCCAACTGAGGCGCTGGCTGGAAGAGGCCCTGCTGGGCCAACCCCTTGGCCACTGGCTGATTCGCCACCGTGATAACAAAACGCTGGCGCAGTGGTGCCTGTCCCACGCGCCGAAGCTGCCACCGGCGCAACACCTGCACACTTGGCATGCGCTGGCCCACACACTGGCCCCTGGCTCCCGCCGCCTTGACCTGCTCAGCAATGACCCGGTACTACAAACCGCCACCATGCAGACGCTGGCCAACACCCTTGCCAATGACCACAACTTCACGCAAACCCCAAGCTGGTTGGGTGCCTGCGCCGAAACCGGCCCATGGACACGCTTGCGCCATCAGCACAAGCCAACAACCGCCCAGGTCAGCGCCTGGACACGGCTGGCCGCCCGCTGGACCGAGCTGATAGAGATCGCTGCCATCCAACCCCATACCCCAGCGCAACAGTTGCCCGCCCTCTTGGCCAGTGGCGCGCAGCGCGTGGGCGACGGCCAAGCCATTGCTTGGTGCGAAATGGCACGCGGCCTGCTGTTGCATTGGGTACAACTGGATGCACAAGGGCGCGTTGTGGACTACCGGGTGGTGGCACCCACCGAGTGGAACTTCCACCCCCAAGGCACGCTGGCCCAGGCACTGACCGCCCTGGCACCGCAAGACACCTCATCCGCCCTGGAGCTCGCCGCCGCGTTTGATGCCTGCGTGGAATGCAAGGTGACGGCACCAGCGCATCTGGAGAGCCGCCATGCATGA
- a CDS encoding hydrogenase maturation nickel metallochaperone HypA, whose amino-acid sequence MHELSLAGGILRVLEQTRERDPFERVTHLRLEAGALSGVELSALRFALEAIAPGTCLEHATIHIDEPPATAWCMPCCQSVAIRSRLDPCPLCGGSQLQATGGTELRVMELQVI is encoded by the coding sequence ATGCATGAACTGAGTCTGGCGGGCGGCATCTTGCGTGTGCTGGAGCAAACCCGTGAGCGCGACCCGTTTGAGCGTGTCACCCATCTGCGTCTGGAAGCCGGTGCCTTGAGTGGTGTCGAGCTGTCGGCATTGCGCTTTGCGCTCGAAGCCATCGCGCCCGGCACCTGCCTGGAACACGCCACCATACACATTGACGAACCACCCGCCACCGCCTGGTGTATGCCGTGCTGCCAAAGTGTGGCAATTCGCTCCCGCCTGGACCCCTGCCCGCTGTGCGGCGGCTCGCAACTACAAGCCACTGGTGGCACAGAATTGCGGGTGATGGAATTGCAGGTCATCTGA
- the hypB gene encoding hydrogenase nickel incorporation protein HypB, whose product MCVVCGCSNTGATPSDPSVAVHPTTGDLHFGTGAAKVSVPGMSQARAIKLETDVLGANNAVAAQNRAHFASHDVTAYNLVSSPGSGKTTLLCATIEALKQRHPGVAVAVIEGDQQTSFDADRIRATGAPAIQINTGKGCHLDAPMVAEAFSRLDLHSTHHHEHAHPGHTHEHDHGHHHDHAHGHGHSHEHEHAHSHGHDHDHDHSHDQPSILFIENVGNLVCPAMWDLGEKAKVAILSVTEGEDKPLKYPDMFAAAQLMILNKVDLLPHLSFDVERCKAYARRINPGIAILELSATTGQGMGAWLDWLLANDHKHPSTDALQARITQLEAELAQAKAQISAQPAKA is encoded by the coding sequence ATGTGCGTCGTTTGCGGTTGCAGCAACACCGGAGCCACCCCGTCAGACCCCAGCGTGGCCGTTCACCCCACCACCGGCGACCTGCACTTTGGTACTGGGGCGGCCAAGGTGTCGGTGCCCGGCATGAGCCAGGCACGCGCCATCAAATTGGAGACCGATGTGCTGGGCGCCAACAACGCCGTAGCCGCCCAAAACCGGGCGCACTTTGCGTCGCACGACGTCACCGCCTACAACCTGGTCTCCAGCCCCGGCTCTGGCAAAACCACGCTCTTGTGCGCCACCATCGAAGCCCTGAAACAGCGGCACCCCGGCGTGGCCGTGGCGGTGATTGAAGGCGACCAGCAAACCAGTTTTGACGCCGACCGCATTCGCGCCACCGGCGCACCCGCCATCCAGATCAACACCGGCAAAGGTTGCCACCTGGACGCACCCATGGTGGCCGAGGCGTTTTCGCGACTGGACTTGCACAGCACCCACCACCACGAGCACGCGCACCCTGGCCACACCCACGAGCACGACCATGGACATCACCATGACCATGCCCACGGACACGGACATTCGCATGAACATGAACACGCCCATTCGCATGGCCACGACCACGACCACGATCACTCACACGACCAGCCCAGCATCCTGTTCATCGAAAACGTCGGCAACCTGGTCTGCCCGGCGATGTGGGACCTGGGTGAAAAGGCCAAGGTCGCCATCCTGTCGGTCACCGAGGGCGAGGACAAACCCCTCAAATACCCCGACATGTTTGCCGCAGCCCAGCTGATGATTCTGAACAAGGTCGACCTGCTGCCGCACCTGTCATTTGACGTGGAACGCTGCAAAGCCTACGCCCGCCGTATCAACCCCGGCATAGCCATCCTGGAACTCTCTGCCACCACCGGCCAAGGCATGGGCGCCTGGCTGGACTGGCTGCTGGCCAACGATCACAAGCACCCAAGCACCGACGCTTTGCAAGCCCGCATCACCCAGCTGGAAGCCGAGCTGGCGCAAGCCAAAGCGCAAATCAGCGCACAGCCCGCCAAGGCATAA
- a CDS encoding carbamoyltransferase HypF, with the protein MARVLACGAFLKNAACLLDTAAAPAAELWSANHGDLSDPQACLGLDASVQHLLTQATGPIDAVAHDLHPDFFSTQLALRLAHELGVSAVAVQHHHAHIAAVLAEHGVDHPVIGIALDGVGLGTDHTAWGGEVLLVEGARCERLGHLSPLALPGGDKAAQEPWRMAAALLHHGGMAEHIVPRLSPAVGDAAAHTIHTMLQRGLNCPQSTAAGRWFDAVAGLLGLSVRQEFEAQAAIALEQAATRHLQKFGAAPINPALWNITSDGVIDLRPLLLKRLLNVDTSNPDAVDDAALCFHHTLAAALCQHTVALAHIHQITHVALGGGCFFNRILKNAIVAQLKSAGLNVLQTRNLSCGDAGLALGQAWVAARSIWSIAPRLCE; encoded by the coding sequence ATGGCACGTGTTCTGGCCTGTGGCGCGTTCCTCAAGAACGCTGCCTGTTTGCTCGACACCGCAGCGGCACCCGCGGCCGAGTTGTGGTCGGCCAACCACGGCGACTTGTCAGACCCACAGGCGTGTCTGGGGTTGGACGCATCGGTGCAACACCTGCTGACACAAGCCACCGGCCCCATCGACGCCGTCGCACACGACCTGCACCCCGACTTCTTCAGCACCCAACTCGCCCTGCGCTTGGCGCATGAACTGGGCGTGTCCGCCGTCGCTGTACAACACCACCACGCCCACATCGCCGCCGTGCTGGCCGAACATGGCGTGGACCACCCAGTGATCGGCATCGCGCTCGATGGCGTGGGGCTGGGCACGGACCACACCGCCTGGGGCGGTGAAGTGCTGCTGGTGGAAGGTGCCCGCTGTGAACGCCTGGGCCACTTGAGCCCGCTGGCCCTACCCGGTGGCGACAAAGCCGCACAAGAACCCTGGCGCATGGCAGCCGCCCTGCTGCACCACGGTGGCATGGCCGAGCACATCGTGCCGCGCCTGTCCCCCGCCGTGGGTGACGCCGCAGCGCACACCATCCACACCATGCTGCAACGCGGCCTGAACTGCCCGCAGTCCACCGCTGCCGGGCGCTGGTTTGACGCAGTGGCCGGGCTGCTGGGTTTGAGCGTGCGGCAAGAGTTTGAGGCACAAGCGGCCATCGCACTGGAGCAAGCCGCCACACGCCACCTGCAAAAATTTGGTGCTGCGCCTATCAATCCTGCCCTGTGGAACATCACGTCCGACGGTGTGATTGACCTGCGCCCGCTGCTGCTAAAGCGCCTGCTGAATGTGGACACGAGCAACCCCGATGCAGTGGATGACGCCGCGCTCTGCTTTCACCACACACTGGCTGCCGCCCTGTGCCAGCACACCGTGGCACTGGCACACATCCACCAAATCACCCACGTGGCTTTGGGCGGTGGTTGCTTTTTTAATCGCATCCTGAAAAATGCCATCGTTGCGCAGTTGAAGTCGGCGGGTTTGAATGTATTGCAGACTAGGAATCTGTCGTGCGGGGATGCCGGGTTGGCGCTGGGGCAGGCTTGGGTGGCGGCGCGTAGCATATGGTCAATCGCGCCCCGACTGTGCGAATAA
- a CDS encoding HypC/HybG/HupF family hydrogenase formation chaperone, with amino-acid sequence MCLAIPARVVEILPGQRAVVDLGGVRKEVSIDLVADAQVDDYVIIHVGYAIGKIDPEEAQRTLALFAELSEAQNSPQPLSVMGEVL; translated from the coding sequence ATGTGCCTAGCCATCCCCGCCCGCGTGGTGGAAATCTTGCCCGGTCAGCGTGCTGTTGTTGACCTGGGTGGTGTGCGTAAAGAGGTGTCGATTGACCTGGTGGCCGACGCGCAGGTGGACGACTACGTCATCATCCACGTGGGTTACGCCATCGGCAAGATTGACCCCGAGGAGGCGCAGCGCACGCTCGCGCTGTTTGCCGAATTGTCTGAGGCACAAAACAGCCCACAGCCCTTGTCAGTCATGGGTGAAGTGCTATGA
- the hypD gene encoding hydrogenase formation protein HypD, with translation MKYIDEFRDGDSARHIADKIAAEVKPDLAYNFMEFCGGHTHAISRYGIADMLPPNVRMIHGPGCPVCVLPIGRVDLAIRLALERGVILCTYGDTMRVPASNGLSLIKAKARGADIRMVYSAHDALKLAEQHPDREVVFFAIGFETTTPPTALVLRDAKARGLRNFSVLCCHVLTPAAITHILASAEAREIGTVPLDGFIGPAHVSIVIGSQPYVPFAQTFHKPVVITGFEPMDVMQGILMLVRQVNSSRAEVENEFSRVVTPTGNLAAQQIMAEVFELRESFEWRGLGEVPTSALKIRPEFATWDAERKFELVYASVPDHKQCECGAILRGVKRPQDCKLFGTVCTPESPMGSCMVSNEGACAAHYSYGRFRDLALVNKGPTASNSIAT, from the coding sequence ATGAAATACATCGACGAATTCCGCGACGGTGACTCTGCCCGCCACATCGCCGACAAGATCGCGGCCGAGGTGAAACCGGACCTCGCCTACAACTTCATGGAGTTCTGCGGCGGCCACACCCACGCCATCTCGCGCTACGGCATCGCGGACATGTTGCCGCCCAATGTGCGCATGATCCACGGGCCGGGCTGTCCGGTGTGTGTGTTGCCGATTGGCCGGGTGGACCTGGCCATCCGCCTGGCGCTGGAGCGGGGTGTAATCTTGTGCACCTATGGTGACACCATGCGCGTGCCCGCATCCAACGGCCTCTCGCTGATCAAGGCCAAGGCGCGTGGTGCTGACATTCGCATGGTCTATTCGGCGCATGACGCGCTCAAGCTGGCCGAGCAGCACCCAGACCGTGAGGTGGTGTTTTTTGCCATTGGTTTTGAGACCACCACACCACCCACGGCGCTGGTGCTGCGCGACGCCAAAGCGCGTGGCTTGCGCAATTTCAGCGTGTTGTGCTGCCATGTGTTAACCCCGGCGGCGATCACGCACATTTTGGCCTCTGCTGAGGCGCGCGAGATCGGCACGGTGCCGCTGGACGGTTTTATTGGCCCGGCGCATGTGAGCATCGTGATTGGCTCGCAACCCTATGTGCCGTTTGCGCAGACGTTTCACAAGCCGGTGGTGATCACTGGCTTTGAGCCGATGGATGTGATGCAGGGCATTTTGATGCTGGTGCGCCAGGTCAACAGCAGCCGCGCCGAGGTGGAAAACGAGTTTTCCAGAGTGGTCACCCCCACCGGCAATCTGGCCGCCCAACAGATCATGGCCGAGGTGTTTGAGCTGCGCGAGAGTTTTGAGTGGCGCGGCCTGGGTGAGGTGCCCACCAGCGCCCTGAAAATCCGCCCCGAATTTGCGACCTGGGACGCCGAGCGCAAGTTTGAGCTGGTGTATGCCAGCGTGCCGGACCACAAACAATGTGAATGCGGCGCGATTTTGCGTGGTGTGAAGCGCCCGCAAGACTGCAAGCTGTTTGGCACCGTCTGCACGCCCGAGAGCCCGATGGGCTCGTGTATGGTGTCCAATGAAGGCGCTTGTGCCGCACACTACTCTTATGGACGTTTTCGCGATCTAGCCCTTGTAAATAAAGGGCCAACAGCTTCCAACTCAATAGCAACCTGA
- the hypE gene encoding hydrogenase expression/formation protein HypE, with translation MSSSPNYLRPIDFKHGHIDMTHGAGGRAAAQLINELFAKAFDNEYLRQGHDGALLPLPSEGRLVMATDGHVISPLFFPGGDIGCLSVHGTINDVAMSGAKPLYLAASFIIEEGFALADLKRIVESMAAAAREAGVPIVTGDTKVVEKGKGDGVFISTTGVGVAPPGLCIDGRQAKVGDVILVSGTLGEHGVAVMSQRESLTFETAITSDTAALHTLVQTMLLALPDTQTLHVLRDPTRGGLATTLNEIAQQSGVDMLINEADIPVLPQVEAACELLGLDPLYVANEGKLIAICAPEVADTLLAAMRAHPLGQGAQRIGTVIEDAHGFVQMATRFGGRRVVDWLSGEQLPRIC, from the coding sequence ATGTCCAGCTCCCCAAACTACCTGCGCCCAATCGACTTCAAACACGGCCACATTGACATGACGCATGGCGCTGGTGGCCGCGCTGCGGCCCAGCTGATCAACGAGTTGTTTGCCAAAGCTTTTGACAACGAGTACCTGCGCCAAGGCCATGACGGCGCCCTGCTGCCCCTGCCCTCTGAAGGCCGGTTGGTGATGGCCACCGACGGGCATGTGATCTCGCCGCTGTTTTTTCCGGGGGGCGACATTGGTTGCCTGTCGGTGCACGGCACTATCAACGACGTGGCCATGTCGGGGGCCAAGCCGCTGTACCTGGCAGCCAGTTTCATCATCGAAGAGGGTTTTGCGCTGGCAGATTTGAAACGCATTGTGGAGTCGATGGCTGCCGCCGCGCGTGAAGCGGGTGTTCCCATCGTCACCGGAGACACCAAGGTGGTGGAAAAAGGCAAAGGCGACGGCGTGTTCATCAGCACCACTGGCGTCGGTGTGGCGCCGCCGGGCCTGTGCATCGATGGCCGTCAGGCCAAGGTGGGCGACGTGATTCTGGTCTCGGGAACCCTGGGTGAACACGGCGTGGCGGTGATGTCGCAGCGTGAATCGCTGACGTTTGAGACCGCCATCACCTCCGACACCGCCGCCCTGCACACCCTGGTGCAAACCATGTTGTTAGCCCTGCCCGACACGCAGACCCTGCATGTGTTGCGTGACCCTACACGGGGTGGCCTGGCCACCACCCTCAATGAGATTGCGCAGCAATCCGGCGTGGACATGTTGATCAACGAGGCCGACATTCCGGTGCTGCCGCAGGTGGAAGCCGCGTGTGAGCTGCTGGGGCTGGACCCGCTGTACGTGGCCAACGAAGGCAAGCTGATTGCCATCTGCGCGCCCGAAGTGGCTGACACCCTGCTGGCGGCCATGCGGGCCCACCCGCTGGGGCAAGGCGCACAACGCATTGGCACCGTCATTGAAGACGCACATGGTTTTGTGCAAATGGCCACCCGTTTTGGTGGCCGCCGGGTGGTGGACTGGCTCAGTGGTGAACAGTTGCCACGGATTTGTTAG
- a CDS encoding type II toxin-antitoxin system VapC family toxin, with product MNATIVLADTNVISEFVKKTPDTRVMQWLQSVELMAISAVTLEEAHFGLAWQPNTRKLSLFNALVAQLHAVYPITPAIAQRAGAMRGQFQAQGIVRSTPDMLIAATAMEHQLVLATRNVRDFLGCGVQVVNPFDD from the coding sequence ATGAACGCCACCATTGTTTTAGCGGACACAAATGTCATCAGCGAATTTGTCAAAAAGACCCCTGACACGCGCGTGATGCAGTGGCTGCAGTCGGTGGAGTTGATGGCTATTTCGGCCGTCACCTTGGAAGAAGCGCACTTTGGCCTGGCCTGGCAGCCCAATACCCGCAAACTCAGCTTGTTTAACGCGCTGGTGGCGCAATTGCATGCGGTTTACCCCATCACGCCCGCCATAGCGCAGCGCGCTGGCGCGATGCGTGGGCAGTTTCAGGCCCAAGGCATTGTTCGCAGTACCCCCGACATGCTGATTGCCGCCACGGCCATGGAGCACCAACTGGTGCTGGCCACGCGTAATGTGCGCGATTTTTTGGGCTGCGGTGTGCAAGTGGTGAACCCGTTTGATGACTAG
- a CDS encoding type II toxin-antitoxin system Phd/YefM family antitoxin, with protein sequence MSISIAQSRQQLSSLIALAQQQPQFITNRNKPVAVLVSADYFARNQAGVHTETQSLFDRVIGLREKFAPQDDTGLDAAASASRQTAWQRGNAFSDTV encoded by the coding sequence ATGTCTATTTCAATTGCCCAATCACGCCAGCAACTGTCGTCCTTGATTGCACTCGCACAGCAGCAGCCGCAGTTCATCACCAACCGCAATAAGCCGGTGGCGGTGCTGGTGTCTGCCGATTACTTTGCGCGCAACCAGGCCGGCGTGCACACTGAGACACAGAGCCTGTTCGACCGGGTAATAGGCCTGCGGGAAAAATTTGCACCGCAGGACGATACCGGGCTTGACGCAGCAGCCTCAGCGTCACGGCAAACCGCATGGCAACGTGGCAATGCGTTTTCTGACACTGTCTGA